In the Agelaius phoeniceus isolate bAgePho1 chromosome 11, bAgePho1.hap1, whole genome shotgun sequence genome, one interval contains:
- the LOC129124761 gene encoding tRNA (34-2'-O)-methyltransferase regulator WDR6 isoform X1, which translates to MESVALVAPVTALEFAGDVLLAGTGPEVVAFRLSGGGPATAAGRRSVLREASVQGLRAEPAPGPAARVAVFGGRWLAVLAVRRGGAGAGPLLAACGGGAARELRARVWEARWAAGGRLALALGGGTVALYEWWGGGRWLRQASCGGAGALRCAVLAGVSWGRLALAAGTATGNVVVWRAAAATAPQRQLCGHRGAVLALYYAASRGLLASASEDRSVRLWAVGELGGGDGAGTCLLVCYGHGARVAAVVLRGPLPVSAGEDGACLEWSGGGTVRRARRGHRGALRALALRPAGGRVATGGDDGGVRLWQPRREATEAVPAVAALGARERPRAVLLVGPRRVLVLDEAGGLEAFEVAQGCWTPVLHPAASGPRGVLAAAPLHEWDETLCAVAGGDGRLLLFALSCPGAATKLTLFEGAVHGLSWAPSPGLPPDIAAALLASGPDGEMLWLDVTHRPGQAPWVRLMGRYLLPPCKQRWHTCATFLPQEGLLVCGDRRGSLLLFSCSSSLGWAAESTSIVNGGTDPVIKDSSNELEPSCSLHKGSLPLESPLSVLFGLHGKTGVTSVTIHRGYIYSTGRDGVYRQLRLWDQQLEVLQKHRPCKGLQWIEELHFTSDGDLLVLGFHADNFVVWSSRTGENIHCIPCGGGHRSWSYCSSPSAEVFAFIKSGDVMLYHREAEPCEQQVLLESLHGREITCVRRLGAVQVPGRATVNVFVTGSEDTTTCVLVLSENSRAAVPLARLSDHISSVRTLAFAMGPGDEGFGDEGLSALLFSAGGRAQIECYRLLCTGDTAAQSAVACQVMHVASHRLDKHWEKKKNRHKLVKMDPETRYMSLSVVPGTSTKQLPTPWKFLAAACSDGSVRIFGLLEAARKLVLVAESFHHQRCVLKVEAFLHTGAGGERRHLLCSAATDGSIAFWDITGPIMDAADTLHQAEGEMQPLALEAPLVTVMAHSCGVNSLHIRQTPEGRYLVASGSDDGSIHVCLLEVALGRAEATAGTCLRVLERVCRPCAHAAHVTGIRVLRPDLLLSASVDQRLTLWNRCPGELVPLSTTFFHVPDLAELDCWEVEEAGGELRYYCVLCGQGLEMLCGTASPKPPPQEAPQ; encoded by the exons ATGGAGTCGGTGGCTCTGGTGGCCCCGGTGACAGCGCTGGAGTTCGCGGGGGATGTGCTGCTGGCGG GTACAGGCCCGGAGGTGGTGGCGTTTCGGCTGAGCGGCGGCGGGCCGGCGACGGCGGCGGGCCGGCGGAGCGTGCTGCGTGAGGCCAGCGTGCAGGGGCTGCGGGCCGAGCCGGCGCCCGGGCCGGCGGCGCGAGTAGCGGTGTTCGGCGGGCgctggctggcagtgctggcggTGCGGCGGGGCGGAGCGGGCGCTGGGCCGCTGCTGGCGGCgtgcggcggcggggccgcgcgcGAGCTCCGGGCGCGGGTGTGGGAGGCGCGgtgggcggcgggcgggcggctgGCGCTGGCGCTGGGCGGCGGGACCGTGGCGCTCTACGAATGGTGGGGTGGCGGGCGCTGGCTGCGGCAGGCGAGCTgtggcggggccggggcgctgCGCTGCGCCGTGCTGGCGGGGGTGAGCTGGGGGCGGCTGGCGCTGGCGGCCGGCACGGCCACGGGGAACGTGGTGGTttggcgggcggcggcggccacGGCCCCGCAGCGTCAGCTGTGCGGGCACCGGGGCGCGGTGCTGGCGCTTTACTACGCGGCGTCGCGGGGGCTGCTCGCCTCCGCCTCCGAAGACCGCAGCGTGCGCCTGTGGGCCGTGGGCGAGTTGGGCGGCGGGGACGGGGCCGGCACCTGCCTGCTGGTGTGCTACGGGCACGGGGCGCGAGTGGCCGCCGTGGTGCTGCGGGGGCCGCTCCCGGTCAGCGCTGGGGAGGACGGCGCCTGCCTGGAGTGGAGCGGCGGCGGCACCGtgcggcgggcgcggcgcgggCACCGCGGGGCCCTGCGCGCCCTGGCCCTGCGCCCCGCCGGCGGCCGCGTGGCCACGGGCGGCGACGACGGCGGCGTCCGGCTCTGGCAGCCCCGGCGGGAGGCTACGGAGGCGGTCCCCGCGGTTGCGGCGCTGGGGGCccgggagcggccgcgggccgtgCTGCTGGTGGGGCCGCGGCGGGTGCTGGTGCTGGACGAGGCGGGCGGGCTGGAGGCATTCGAAGTGGCTCAGGGTTGCTGGACACCGGTGCTGCACCCCGCCGCCAGCGGGCCCCGCGGCGTGCTGGCGGCCGCCCCGCTGCACGAATGGGACGAGACGCTCTGCGCCGTGGCCGGCGGCGACGGGCGCCTCCTCCTTTTCGCCTTGagctgccccggggccgccacCAAGCTCACGCTGTTCGAGGGGGCCGTGCACGGGCTGAGCTGGGCCCCCAGTCCCGGGCTGCCCCCCGACAtcgctgctgctcttctggcctCTGGTCCCGACGGGGAGATGCTCTGGCTGGACGTCACGCACCGCCCCGGGCAGGCACCTTGGGTGCGGCTCATGGGTCGGTACCTGCTGCCCCCCTGCAAGCAGCGATGGCACACCTGTGCTACCTTCTTGCCCCAGGAAGGGCTCCTGGTCTGTGGGGACCGGCGGggctccctcctcctcttctcttgcAGCAGTTCCTTGGGGTGGGCTGCAGAAAGCACCAGCATTGTCAATGGTGGCACTGACCCCGTTATTAAGGACTCTAGTAATGAGCTGGAGCCCTCTTGCTCATTGCACAAAGGATCTCTTCCTCTTGAGTCCCCACTGTCAGTGCTCTTTGGACTCCACGGGAAGACAGGAGTTACCTCGGTGACCATCCACAGGGGCTACATTTACAGCACAGGCCGGGATGGTGTCTACCGCCAGCTTCGCCTGTGGGACCAGCAGCTGGAGGTCCTGCAGAAGCACAGGCCCTGCAAAGGGCTGCAATGGATTGAGGAGCTGCACTTCACCTCGGATGGGGACCTGCTTGTGCTGGGCTTTCATGCTGACAACTTTGTGGTGTGGAGCAGCAGGACCGGCGAGAACATCCACTGCATCCCCTGCGGGGGCGGGCACCGCTCCTGGAGCtactgcagcagcccctcagccGAGGTGTTTGCCTTTATCAAATCTGGGGATGTGATGCTGTACCACCGTGAGGCCGAGCCCTGCGAGCAGCAAGTGCTGCTGGAATCCCTGCACGGGCGGGAGATCACCTGCGTGCGGCGCCTGGGGGCCGTGCAGGTGCCCGGCCGTGCCACCGTTAACGTGTTTGTCACCGGCAGTGAGGACACCACGACCTGTGTCCTGGTGCTCAGTGAGAACTctcgggcagctgtgccccttgCCCGCCTCAGTGACCACATTTCCAGTGTGAGGACGTTGGCATTCGCCATGGGACCTGGAGATGAGGGCTTTGGTGATGAGGGCTTGTCTgccctgctcttctctgcaGGCGGCCGCGCACAGATCGAGTGCTACCGGCTGCTGTGCACTGGGGACACGGCGGCTCAGAGTGCTGTGGCCTGCCAGGTCATGCATGTGGCCTCCCACCGGCTGGACAAGCActgggagaagaagaagaacagGCACAAGCTTGTCAAGATGGACCCAGAGACAAG GTACATGTCCCTGTCAGTTGTGCCTGGGACAAGCACCAAGCAGCTGCCAACACCCTGGAAattcctggctgctgcctgcagtgatgGATCAGTCCG GATCTTTGGGCTGCTGGAGGCTGCTCGGAAgttggtgctggtggcagagtcATTTCACCACCAGCGCTGTGTGCTGAAGGTGGAAGCATTCCtgcacacaggggcaggaggagagag GAGGCACCTCCTGTGCAGCGCAGCCACTGATGGCAGCATTGCCTTTTGGGACATCACCGGCCCCATCATGGATGCGGCAGACACCCTGCACCAAGCAGAGGGAGAGATGCAGCCCTTGG CTCTGGAGGCCCCGCTGGTCACGGTCATGGCGCACAGCTGCGGTGTCAACAGCCTTCACATCCGCCAGACGCCCGAGGGACGGTACCTGGTGGCCAGCGGCAGTGACGATGGCTCCATCCATGTCTGCCTgctggaggtggccctgggcagggctgaggccACGGCAGGGACCTGCCTGCGGGTCCTGGAGCGGGTGTGCAGGCCCTGTGCCCACGCTGCCCATGTGACGGGGATCCGGGTGCTGCGGCCAgacctgctgctctctgcctcggTGGACCAGCGCCTGACGCTGTGGAACCGCTGCCCAGGCGAGCTGGTGCCCCTCAGCACCACCTTCTTCCACGTGCCTGACCTAGCTGAGCTGGACTGCTGGGAGGTGGAGGAGGCGGGGGGCGAGCTGCGGTACTACTGCGTGCTCtgtgggcagggcctggagatGCTGTGTGGCACAGcctccccaaaacctcctccaCAAGAGGCTCCTCAGTAA
- the LOC129125142 gene encoding secreted frizzled-related protein 5-like yields MVRSLGRHPWRLGGPWLLGLLARLLLWGPAGAWASYLRRSSSCMPIPQRMALCYDIGYSDMRIPNLLEHETMTEVIQQSSSWLPLLARECHPDARIFLCSLFAPICLDRLIFPCRSLCEAVKRSCAPVMACYGYPWPEILNCNKFPADHELCIAAVSVDENSSSRRTVPRASCKDCELEEASTAREILESLCANDFAVKIRILRRNTTTTISDFDLDPSKVEVLKHGPLLRTEIPARLQQWLDIDATCAHNIMRGTQAGVFVVSGDVQSDKVVVNKAYAWQKRNRNLHQAVRRWKHHRCPEQAGWKV; encoded by the exons ATGGTCAGGTCCCTTGGCAGGCACCCCTGGAGGTTGGGTGGCCCGTGGCTGCTGGGACTCCTGGCCcgcctgctgctctggggcccTGCAGGCGCCTGGGCGAGCTACCTGAGGAGATCCTCCAGCTGCATGCCCATCCCTCAGCGCATGGCCTTGTGCTACGACATCGGCTACTCCGACATGAGGATCCCCAACCTGCTGGAGCATGAGACCATGACAGAAGTCATCCAGCAGTCTTCCAGCTGGCTGCCCTTGCTAGCCAGGGAGTGCCACCCAGACGCTAGgattttcctctgctccctCTTTGCACCCATCTGTTTGGACAG gctcATCTTTCCCTGCCGCAGCCTCTGCGAAGCCGTCAAGAGAAGCTGTGCGCCCGTCATGGCTTGTTACGGCTACCCCTGGCCCGAAATCCTCAACTGCAACAAGTTCCCTGCAGATCATGAGCTGTGCATTGCAGCAGTCTCCGTGGACGAAAATTCCTCAAGCAGGAGAA CAGTGCCCCGAGCCAGCTGCAAGGACTGTGAGCTTGAGgaggccagcactgccagggagatCCTGGAAAGTCTCTGTGCAAATGATTTTG CAGTGAAAATCCGAATCCTGAGGAGgaacaccaccaccaccatctcAGACTTTGACCTGGACCCCTCCAAAGTGGAGGTGCTGAAGCACGGCCCACTGCTCAGAACTGAAATCCCTGCCAGGCTCCAGCAGTGGCTGGACATAGACGCCACCTGCGCCCACAACATCATGCGAGGCACTCAGGCAGGGGTCTTCGTTGTCAGTGGTGACGTGCAGAGTGACAAAGTGGTGGTGAACAAGGCCTATGCCTGGCAGAAGAGGAACAGGAACCTGCACCAGGCAGTGAGGAGGTGGAAACATCACCGCTGCCCTGAACAGGCAGGATGGAAGGTCTGA
- the LOC129124761 gene encoding tRNA (34-2'-O)-methyltransferase regulator WDR6 isoform X3 gives MESVALVAPVTALEFAGDVLLAGTGPEVVAFRLSGGGPATAAGRRSVLREASVQGLRAEPAPGPAARVAVFGGRWLAVLAVRRGGAGAGPLLAACGGGAARELRARVWEARWAAGGRLALALGGGTVALYEWWGGGRWLRQASCGGAGALRCAVLAGSAVPGSPAHSGG, from the exons ATGGAGTCGGTGGCTCTGGTGGCCCCGGTGACAGCGCTGGAGTTCGCGGGGGATGTGCTGCTGGCGG GTACAGGCCCGGAGGTGGTGGCGTTTCGGCTGAGCGGCGGCGGGCCGGCGACGGCGGCGGGCCGGCGGAGCGTGCTGCGTGAGGCCAGCGTGCAGGGGCTGCGGGCCGAGCCGGCGCCCGGGCCGGCGGCGCGAGTAGCGGTGTTCGGCGGGCgctggctggcagtgctggcggTGCGGCGGGGCGGAGCGGGCGCTGGGCCGCTGCTGGCGGCgtgcggcggcggggccgcgcgcGAGCTCCGGGCGCGGGTGTGGGAGGCGCGgtgggcggcgggcgggcggctgGCGCTGGCGCTGGGCGGCGGGACCGTGGCGCTCTACGAATGGTGGGGTGGCGGGCGCTGGCTGCGGCAGGCGAGCTgtggcggggccggggcgctgCGCTGCGCCGTGCTGGCGGGG